In a single window of the Acyrthosiphon pisum isolate AL4f chromosome X, pea_aphid_22Mar2018_4r6ur, whole genome shotgun sequence genome:
- the LOC100164233 gene encoding protein cornichon homolog isoform X1, whose amino-acid sequence MAFNFPACTYIVAMITDAFLLFFSVFHVIAFDELKNDSKNPIDQCNSLNPLVIPEYILHFFSNLLFLFGGQWLSIAINVPLMAYHISKYRNRPAMSGFGLYDPTSIMNADKLNKYQREGWIKLAFYLFSFFYYLYGMIRALITV is encoded by the exons ATGGCTTTCAATTTCCCGGCGTGCACCTACATCGTGGCCATGATAACCGACGCTTTTCTGTTGTTTTTCTCTGTGTTTCAc GTGATTGCGTTTGATGAACTGAAAAATGACAGCAAGAATCCTATAGATCAATGCAACAGCTTAAATcca ttagtGATTccagaatatattttacatttcttctCCAATTTGCTGTTTTTGTTTGGAGGCCAGTGGTTATCCATTGCTATAAATGTTCCATTAATGGCTTATCATATTTCAAA gtaTCGAAATAGACCAGCTATGTCTGGCTTTGGTCTCTATGATCCAACAAGTATTATGAATGCcgataaactaaataaatatcaacGTGAAGGTTGGATAAAATTGGCATTTTATTTGTTCtcatttttttactacttatatgg aatGATAAGAGCATTAATCACAGTTTAA
- the LOC100168999 gene encoding FAD-dependent oxidoreductase domain-containing protein 1, translating to MYTRKVGLIVRHNFKSCLCVKHKSGLPTKQSDNYYDPDAIHENPLERCKRFIKRDISEMWKKANDPFDQYEDDKIFPKTVDILIVGGGVIGSSIAYWLQNKCRDGLTIAVVEKDLSYAKASTVLSAGGIRQQFSLKENIELSQFSAEFLRDIKNYLTIPEQQPPEINFNPSGYLFLATKNGADTMLKNHELQKYLLSKDMMKTKFPWLNVDDIELGSLGTLNSGWFDPWSLLNALRNKAKSLGTYYVEGEVKDFGFKVDSSIMVEEDPNKEYEGINSVKVKLKNGETQQMVFGVCIIAAGAESGNIARMAKVGNGEGFLSTPLPIEPRKRFVYYYHAPKGPSMSPMVIDPSGTYFRPDSFDNHYICGKSPCDTEEPETVNLDVDHDFFEKEIWATLAHRVPAFEEAKVKSSWAGFYDYNWYDQNAVVGAHPSYFNLFFAAGFSGHGIQQAPAIGRAVMEMITESGYNTIDLSRLGFGRLIAEQPLYEKNIV from the exons ATGTATACGCGTAAGGTCGGTCTTATTGTTcgacataattttaaatcttgcCTTTGTGTCAAACACAAAAGCGGTTTACCCACAAAACAATCAGATAACTATTATGACCCGGACGCTATTCATGAAAATCCATTGGAGAGGTGTAAGAGGTTTATCAAAAGGGATATAAGTGAGATGTGGAAAAAAGCTAACGACCCATTTGATCAGTATGAAGATGACAAAATATTCCCCAAAACCGTTGACATTTTAATTGTTGGTGGAGGTGTTATTGGTTCATCCATTGCTTATTGGCTCCAAAATAAATGCAGAGATGGATTAACAATTGCTGTTGTTGAAAAAGATTTATCG taTGCAAAAGCATCTACAGTACTTTCTGCCGGAGGAATTCGTCAACAGTTTTCACTTAAAGAAAACATTGAATTATCCCAATTCAGTGCTGAATTTCTTCGAGATATCAAAAATTACTTGACTATTCCAGAACAGCAACCACcagaaataaattttaatccaTCCGGCTATTTATTTTTAGCTACAAAAAATGGTGCGGATACGATGTTAAAAAATCATGAACTACAAAAGTAT CTTTTATCTAAAGATATGATGAAAACTAAATTTCCTTGGTTAAATGTAGATGATATTGAATTAGGGAGTCTTGGAACTTTAAATTCAGGATG GTTTGATCCTTGGTCCTTGTTGAATGCATTAAGAAATAAAGCTAAGTCACTTGGGACATATTATGTTGAAGGTGAAGTAAAAGATTTTGGTTTTAAAGTAGATTCAAGCATAATGGTAGAAGAAGATCCTAATAAAGAATATGAAGGGATTAATAGCGTAAAA gtaaaattaaaaaatggtgaAACACAACAAATGGTATTTGGTGTATGTATAATAGCAGCTGGTGCTGAATCAGGAAATATTGCTCGAATGGCCAAAGTTGGAAATGGAGAGGGATTTTTATCTACACCTTTACCTATTGAACCtcg taaacgttttgtatattattaccatgCACCTAAGGGTCCTTCAATGTCGCCAATGGTAATTGATCCATCTGGAACTTATTTCAG GCCTGACAGCTTTGACAACCATTATATATGTGGTAAATCACCCTGTGATACAGAAGAACCAGAAACAGTCAATTTAGATGTAGatcatgatttttttgaaaaggaAATTTGGGCAACACTTGCACACAGAGTACCTGCATTTGAAGAAGCAAAA GTGAAAAGTAGCTGGGCTggattttatgattataattggTATGATCAAAATGCTGTTGTCGGAGCGCATCCAAGTTATTTCAACTTATTTTTTGCTGCTGGTTTTAGTGgacatg gtatacaacaaGCACCAGCTATTGGCCGAGCTGTTATGGAAATGATTACTGAGAGTGGATATAACACAATAGATCTTTCTAGGTTAGGTTTTGGCCGTCTAATTGCTGAACAACCATTATATGAAAAGAACATTGTCTAa
- the LOC100568709 gene encoding metallophosphoesterase 1, whose protein sequence is MNGGYSIFLLQLGKFRKFTMIKLLSLITKKFLRYLLCISGLIFFCEYGIYYVVLSQCNWPSDSNMTSEQPVKVMFLADTHLLGTRKGHWLDKMIREWEMGCAFQTAIKLHKPELIFVLGDLFDEGLWSSERDFNSYVETFNYLFSVPSDIQLYTIVGNHDIGFHYSVTPYLEKRFNKVFNTSPVELISRRNVHFVTINSMAMEMDGCFLCHTAKLKLNIISKRLKCSQNENNCSKKMMLDGNYSKPILLQHFPLYRKNDMACNEPDSASLKEKEKPYRVGLDCLRKDATDKLLKVVQPRLVFGGHTHHGCHIEHTNGVHEYSISSFNWRNKYNPSYMLALFTMDNYSIETCHMPREHTIVFIYLTSIIIFLFFKILKLKQTYSIKNDRHLFNSKKLNQ, encoded by the exons ATGAACGGTGGCTACTCAATTTTTCTGCTTCAGTTAGGAAAATTCAGGAAGTTCACAATGATTAAGCTTCTTAGTCTCATTACTAAGAAATTCCTACGATATTTATTGTGTATCagtggtttaatatttttttgtgaatatgGCATTTATTACGTCGTCTTATCACAA tGCAATTGGCCTTCAGATAGTAACATGACATCGGAGCAACCTGTTAAAGTTATGTTTTTAGCTGACACACATTTACTTGGTACAAGAAAAGGACATTGGCTTGATAAAATGATACG agaaTGGGAAATGGGATGTGCTTTTCAAACTGCTATCAAATTACATAAACCGgaacttatttttgttttag gTGATTTATTTGATGAAGGATTATGGAGTAGTGAAAGAGATTTCAACTCGTATGttgaaacatttaattatttgttttcagtACCATcagatatacaattatatactattgttgGTAATCATGACATCGGATtccattatag cGTAACACCATATCTTGAAAAAAGATTTAATAAAGTGTTTAATACTAGTCCAGTAGAATTGATCAGTAGACGTAATGttcattttgtaacaataaatagTATGGCAATGGAAATGGATGGATGTTTTTTATGTCATACTgctaaattaaaactaaacataatttctA AGCGGTTAAAATGCAgccaaaatgaaaataattgttcaaaaaaaatgatgctaGATGGAAATTATAGTAAACCCATACTATtacaa CATTTTCCTTTATACAGAAAAAATGATATGGCCTGTAATGAACCGGATTCAGCCtcattaaaagaaaaagaaaaaccgTATCGTGTGGGCTTGGATTGTCTACGCAAAGATGCAACAGATAAG TTGTTGAAAGTGGTGCAGCCTCGTTTAGTTTTTGGCGGACATACTCATCACGGTTGCCATATTGAACATACAAATGGAGTTCATGAATACAGCATATCTTCATTCAACTggagaaataaatataatccaaGTTATATGCTT GCATTATTTACCATGGATAATTATTCCATTGAAACCTGTCATATGCCTCGAGaacatacaattgtatttatttacttaacatctattataatatttttattttttaaaatattaaaattaaaacaaacttattctattaaaaatgatCGCCAtctatttaatagtaaaaaattaaatcaatag
- the LOC100166272 gene encoding eukaryotic translation initiation factor 5B produces MSTNDAKKKKKPVVPVKDKKGPGKKAIAALKEVLQQQKEEEEKLRREEEEEEKRLQELEKQKEEKLKLEQEKKDKKKQKEKEKKERLKAEGKFLTPKQKADRARAQLLLESYKAQREALLNPSTVDKEDENGESEESDEENNDNTENNKNVDKAEKVQTKNEDSSNEEEESDLRAAVVCVLGHVDTGKTKILDKLRRTNVQDGEAGGITQQIGATNVPLHAIKEQTKVVNGYATKKFLVPGLLIIDTPGHESFSNLRNRGSSLCDIAILVVDIMHGLEPQTIESINILKTKKTPFIVALNKIDRLYDWQTNPRKDVRDILTSQHANTQNEFKTRSQNVILQFAEQGLNAALFFENPDPKSYVSLVPTSAITGEGMGNLLDLIVENCQTHLYKRLVFNTELQATVLEVKAITGLGTTIDTILVNGYLREGDTIVVAGTDGPVVTQIRSLLMPQPLKELRVKNAYIEYKEIKAAQGVKIAAKDLEKAIAGLNIYVANKADEVERLKEVVAKELKSALSTIKLQDRGVYVQASTLGSLEALLDFLRSSKIPYSNIRIGPVVKKDVMKASIMLEHSPIYATILAFDVKVERDAQELADTLNVKIFQADIIYHLFDKFTAYQDDLKKKNRDQFKSIAVFPCKLKVLPQFVFNSRDPIVMGVMVESGIVKEGTPICVPSKEFVELGIVTSIENNHKTVETARKGQEICIKIEPIPGDAPKMFGRHFDEKDILVSKISRQSIDACKDHFRDDLLKTDWQLMVELKKLFEIL; encoded by the coding sequence ATGTCGACCAATGATGCAAAGAAGAAAAAGAAGCCAGTTGTCCCAGTCAAAGATAAGAAAGGGCCTGGTAAAAAGGCTATTGCAGCTTTAAAAGAAgtattacaacaacaaaaagAAGAAGAGGAAAAACTCCGTAGGGAAgaggaagaagaagaaaaacgtTTACAAGAACTCGAGAaacaaaaagaagaaaaactaaaactagAACAAGAAAAGAAAGACAAGAAAAAGCAaaaggaaaaagaaaaaaaggaaaGACTAAAAGCTGAAGGAAAATTTTTAACACCTAAACAAAAAGCTGATAGAGCCCGTGCACAACTACTTTTAGAATCTTATAAAGCGCAAAGAGAAGCATTACTAAATCCTTCAACTGTAGACAAAGAAGATGAAAATGGCGAATCTGAAGAATCAGATGAAGAAAATAATGACAATACTgagaacaataaaaatgtagataagGCTGAAAAAGTTCAAACTAAAAATGAAGATTCGTCAAATGAAGAAGAGGAATCTGATCTAAGAGCTGCTGTCGTTTGTGTTTTGGGTCATGTAGATACtggtaaaactaaaatattagataagCTTCGGAGAACTAATGTTCAAGATGGTGAAGCCGGAGGTATAACCCAACAAATAGGAGCTACAAATGTTCCACTTCATGCTATAAAAGAACAAACTAAAGTTGTAAATGGTTATGCAACTAAAAAGTTTTTAGTTCCcggattattaattattgatacacCTGGTCACGAGTCTTTTAGCAACCTCCGTAACAGAGGCTCATCATTATGTGATATTGCTATTTTAGTAGTCGACATTATGCATGGTTTAGAACCACAAACTATAGAAtccataaatatattgaaaactaAGAAAACACCATTTATTGTtgctttaaataaaattgatcgaTTGTATGATTGGCAGACCAATCCACGTAAAGATGTTAGAGATATTTTGACCTCTCAGCATGCAAATActcaaaatgaatttaaaacaagatcccaaaatgttatattacaaTTTGCCGAACAAGGTTTAAATGCTGCTTTATTCTTTGAAAATCCTGATCCAAAATCGTATGTGTCTTTGGTACCTACATCGGCCATTACTGGTGAAGGAATGGGAAATTTATTAGATCTTATTGTTGAAAATTGTCaaacacatttatataaaagaCTTGTTTTCAATACAGAGCTGCAAGCCACTGTATTGGAAGTAAAAGCTATAACTGGCTTAGGAACTACTATTGATACTATTTTAGTAAATGGTTACCTTAGAGAAGGAGATACAATTGTCGTAGCAGGCACTGATGGGCCTGTTGTCACTCAGATCAGATCATTACTAATGCCTCAACCTCTGAAAGAACTTAGAGTGAAAAATGCTTATATTGAGTATAAAGAAATCAAAGCGGCTCAAGGTGTTAAAATTGCTGCTAAAGATTTAGAAAAAGCTATAGCAggcttaaatatttatgtagccAATAAAGCAGATGAAGTCGAGCGACTTAAAGAGGTAGTAGCAAAAGAATTAAAGTCTGCTTTAAGTACTATAAAATTACAAGATAGAGGTGTTTATGTTCAAGCTTCGACATTGGGTTCATTAGAAGCTTTATTGGACTTCTTAAGATCTAGTAAAATACCATATAGCAACATACGAATTGGTCCCGTAGTTAAAAAAGATGTTATGAAAGCATCAATTATGTTGGAACATTCTCCTATATATGCTACCATATTAGCTTTTGATGTTAAAGTTGAAAGAGATGCACAAGAATTAGCAGatacattaaatgttaaaatattccaagctgatattatataccatttatTTGATAAGTTTACCGCGTATCAAGATGatcttaaaaagaaaaatcgaGATCAGTTTAAGTCTATTGCAGTATTTCCTTGCAAACTTAAAGTCTTACCACAGTTTGTGTTTAATTCAAGAGATCCAATTGTTATGGGAGTAATGGTGGAGTCTGGAATTGTAAAAGAAGGTACTCCTATATGTGTTCCTAGTAAGGAATTTGTAGAGTTAGGCATTGTGACCAGTATAGAAAACAACCATAAAACTGTTGAAACTGCTAGAAAAGGACaagaaatttgtataaaaattgagCCAATACCAGGTGATGCGCCCAAAATGTTTGGAAGGCATTTTGATGAAAAGGATATATTGGTGAGCAAAATATCCAGACAGTCGATTGATGCATGCAAAGATCATTTTAGAGATGATTTATTGAAAACTGACTGGCAATTGATGGTTGAGCTcaagaaattatttgaaattttatga